From the genome of Penaeus monodon isolate SGIC_2016 chromosome 16, NSTDA_Pmon_1, whole genome shotgun sequence, one region includes:
- the LOC119582709 gene encoding uncharacterized protein LOC119582709, which translates to MYFFFFSQKTGSGFIEDSDEDDVSYSQCYKVSPSTAILEVIGAWKSMIAPMLDAYYCTACNLQMLVGRQVPDVKFIQNTQSYINDLLQKGSLRYGESICVDPIRNAVKLFESQSIIESYTHDSVRLLYLSTHYDSEEQLSSLLLDIDSFRS; encoded by the exons atgtattttttttttttttcacagaaaactGGTTCAGGATTTATTGAAGACTCTGATGAGGATGATGTGTCCTATTCTCAGTGTTATAAGGTGTCACCTTCAACTGCTATATTGGAAGTTATTGGAGcttggaagtccatgatcgctcCAATGTTGGACGCATATTACTGCACTGCTTGTAACTTGCAAATGCTGGTTGGCAGACAGGTACCTGATGTAAAGTTCATCCAGAATACACAAAGCTACATCAACGACTTACTGCAGAAGGGCTCACTGAGATATG GGGAGAGTATATGTGTGGATCCCATCCGTAATGCTGTCAAGCTTTTTGAGTCCCAGTCGATCATAGAAAGTTACACCCATGACAGCGTTCGGTTGTTGTACCTCAGCACTCACTATGACTCAGAAGAGCAGCTTAGTTCCCTTTTGCTTGATATTGATAGTTTTAGATCTTGA